Proteins co-encoded in one Dreissena polymorpha isolate Duluth1 chromosome 12, UMN_Dpol_1.0, whole genome shotgun sequence genomic window:
- the LOC127854142 gene encoding green-sensitive opsin-2-like produces the protein MRAVRLHMASHIAEMQVTTSAFLIIVGFFVSWLPYACFSLWTMFNDVSEMSPTAAIIPPLFAKAAYVWNPLIYFGRNNDFRREFIDALMHSSNEERNVVHMVRLQECRAQEHLITLQEETEL, from the exons ATGCGGGCTGTGAGGCTTCACATGGCCTCTCACATTGCAGAGATGCAGGTCACAACGTCAGCATTTCTTATCATAG TTGGCTTTTTCGTTTCCTGGTTGCCTTATGCTTGCTTTTCATTGTGGACCATGTTTAACGACGTTTCCGAAATGTCGCCGACTGCAGCAATTATCCCACCATTGTTTGCAAAGGCGGCGTACGTTTGGAACCCTTTGATTTACTTTGGGAGAAACAACGATTTCCGTCGTGAGTTTATCGACGCCCTCATGCATTCATCTAATGAGGAGAGAAACGTCGTCCACATGGTGAGATTGCAAGAATGCAGAGCGCAAGAGCACCTGATAACACTCCAGGAGGAAACTGAACTGTAA